A portion of the Acidobacteriota bacterium genome contains these proteins:
- a CDS encoding ankyrin repeat domain-containing protein — protein sequence MAHKVTPFAVQLGGRLLMLAALASTALPTSAATADARLMEAIERGDRQGVQALLSERVDVNLSAANGATPLAWAVHRDDLPMAEMLIRGGATVNAENDYGVTPLSLACTNASGAMVKLLLKSGANPNKANWTGETPLMTCAQTGNVETVQALLAAKADPNMKESRKGQTALMWAAAEKHTVVVKALIAGGANVKVRSTVIPTRTPFEITCTVNDPCMGGEFEGTTYRKEVYFPKTTGGFTALLFSAQQGDMETARVLLDAGAGIDDATDEDGTPLVVATASGHEKLALYLLERGANPNAKDAYGMCPLHYALYKGFHEVSSAKNEPTDRFGWRKQNMMDLARALLAKGADPNAQVEHDFAPYDYAPVARSNGNNLPQITFVGATPFFLAAAGGDVAAMKTLVEGRANPKITTQHGATALMVAAGVSHESGDWDEADMKAALEATKMALALGADVNAVGDGGRTALHGAAAQGANDLVRFLVEHGADTEAKDKYGQSALTIAMGDPEGLVYRQLPGGRYDYSFRQPRKRDKTAALLVELGAKPFTGKYRDRSGE from the coding sequence ATGGCTCACAAAGTAACTCCGTTCGCGGTCCAATTGGGAGGGCGGCTGTTGATGCTTGCGGCGTTGGCCTCCACGGCGTTGCCCACAAGCGCGGCCACTGCTGACGCGCGATTGATGGAAGCGATTGAGCGCGGCGACCGGCAGGGCGTGCAGGCGTTGCTCTCCGAGCGCGTGGACGTGAACTTGAGCGCGGCGAATGGCGCGACTCCGCTGGCCTGGGCCGTGCATCGCGATGATCTCCCGATGGCCGAAATGCTGATCCGCGGCGGGGCCACGGTGAATGCCGAGAATGACTACGGGGTTACGCCTCTATCGCTGGCCTGCACCAATGCCAGCGGGGCGATGGTGAAGCTGCTCTTGAAGAGCGGCGCGAATCCCAACAAAGCCAACTGGACCGGTGAAACCCCGCTGATGACTTGCGCGCAGACCGGCAACGTGGAAACCGTGCAAGCCCTCCTCGCCGCAAAGGCGGACCCGAATATGAAGGAATCCCGCAAGGGTCAGACGGCGCTGATGTGGGCGGCGGCGGAGAAGCATACGGTCGTGGTGAAAGCGCTCATCGCCGGCGGCGCCAACGTGAAGGTCCGCTCGACCGTGATCCCCACGCGCACGCCGTTTGAGATTACCTGCACGGTCAACGACCCCTGCATGGGTGGCGAGTTTGAAGGCACCACGTATCGCAAGGAAGTGTATTTCCCGAAGACTACCGGCGGCTTCACCGCGTTGCTGTTCTCCGCGCAGCAGGGCGACATGGAGACGGCGCGTGTGCTGCTGGATGCGGGCGCGGGCATTGATGACGCAACGGATGAAGACGGCACGCCGTTGGTGGTGGCCACCGCGAGTGGTCATGAAAAGCTGGCGCTCTATCTGCTGGAGCGCGGCGCCAATCCCAATGCCAAGGACGCTTACGGAATGTGTCCGCTGCACTATGCGCTCTACAAAGGATTCCATGAAGTCAGCAGCGCGAAGAATGAGCCGACCGATCGCTTCGGCTGGCGCAAGCAGAACATGATGGATCTGGCCCGCGCGCTGCTGGCCAAGGGCGCCGATCCCAATGCCCAGGTCGAGCACGATTTCGCGCCGTATGACTACGCTCCCGTGGCGCGGTCGAATGGCAACAACCTGCCGCAGATTACCTTCGTGGGCGCCACGCCATTCTTTCTGGCCGCGGCGGGCGGCGATGTCGCGGCCATGAAGACGCTGGTCGAGGGCCGCGCCAATCCAAAAATTACAACTCAGCATGGGGCTACGGCGCTGATGGTGGCCGCGGGCGTCTCGCATGAATCGGGTGATTGGGATGAGGCCGACATGAAGGCAGCGCTGGAAGCCACCAAGATGGCGCTGGCGCTGGGCGCGGACGTGAATGCGGTTGGTGATGGCGGACGCACCGCGCTGCACGGCGCTGCCGCACAGGGCGCTAATGATCTGGTCCGCTTTCTGGTGGAGCATGGCGCTGATACCGAGGCCAAGGACAAGTACGGCCAATCCGCGTTGACCATCGCCATGGGCGATCCCGAGGGACTGGTCTATCGCCAGCTCCCCGGCGGGCGCTACGATTACAGCTTCCGCCAGCCCCGCAAACGCGACAAGACCGCCGCTCTGCTGGTCGAGCTTGGCGCCAAGCCCTTCACCGGCAAATACCGCGACCGCTCCGGCGAGTAA
- a CDS encoding TonB-dependent receptor, with protein MISNVVRRLVFGFVLAFAMLLCGTARIHAQTATLSGTITDSSGAVIPDAQATVANSETGAQRVVTSDAQGRFTAPQLQPGRYQVTVSKEGFETLVSTGIALTVGQEAHLNLPLTVGSVTQQVTITAEAPLVDTSASAVTGIVNEERIQNLPLNGRDFSQLALIEPGVLPARKTDSTVQKGFGARISFAGSRPDQTGWLLDGTNIKSMSNFGTPGSASGLMLGVDAVREFQVLTSNYSAEYGGSTGGIVNMVTKSGTNQIHGTAYEYLRNDNMDARNFFDRVTRTNPKSKPEFKRNQFGASLGGPIRKDKFFVFGNYEALREREGLTNIQRVPDEDARRGILGPGTVAIAASVRPYLSLWPTPNGANLGGGAAELISVASDVTNQMYWMTRADYRINDNQSIFARFTLDQGEKTRPYPIPIVNADISTRTRYASVQYDRVWSSRWLSTNRIAFNRSNLASDVSLNIDYPTNLFVLNKRVPPQFSFVTGLDSFGPGDRDVFKNVQNLYEFHHNMVYSGGAHSVKFGFQYEKVGLNTDGGPRDNGNFQYNNLTAFLTDAVFSSTAAQVPGGQSQRSYTQHVYGLYLQDDWRVRQNLTLNLGLRYEPFTPPTEKWNRIAVVKDWVKATSFDTDVPFWNDPSKKNFSPRIGFAWDPKGDGKTAVRGGFGLFYVTLLGTYYRTPGVKNPPYSAFVESNVTNSNLASFEADVRRIAPTLLNARMTPDSFMEIFQWDLDPSYEIKFNFTVERELPGNMSVSLGYLGGRANHLWRSSDANASPSSFMPDGREFVAFQTVGANRVALTRVNNNTDVGTIRYTDAKSFYNGLLFGVKKRMSSGVTFQSSFTWSKTVDDATTGVANTDYNEGVAEYPYGPKNDRGLSGIHLGRNLTMNGTWDLPFPKDRGVMSYVLGGWQLSGIFSASDGTPFSVLNSGTILREHKRSGGVRPDYVDPNRSHESITQGVSVGCSGVAAGTPLGTPTLYFDPCAFDNTPAINFYGNSGRNILTGPGFANVDVNFKKNFPLGFREATSVEFSGGFFNLLNRPSFGIPPANRAAPFNAVTRARDPIAGQIITTSGESRQVQLGLKVIF; from the coding sequence ATGATTAGCAACGTGGTTCGCAGACTTGTGTTTGGATTTGTGCTGGCATTTGCCATGCTTCTGTGCGGCACGGCGCGGATCCACGCGCAGACCGCCACGCTTTCGGGAACCATCACCGATAGTTCCGGTGCGGTGATACCAGACGCGCAGGCCACCGTGGCTAATAGCGAGACCGGCGCACAGCGCGTAGTCACCAGCGATGCGCAAGGCCGCTTCACTGCGCCGCAGTTGCAGCCGGGCCGCTACCAGGTGACCGTTTCCAAGGAAGGGTTCGAGACGCTGGTCAGCACCGGCATCGCCCTCACCGTGGGCCAGGAAGCGCACCTCAATCTGCCGCTCACGGTCGGCTCGGTAACGCAGCAAGTTACCATCACCGCCGAAGCGCCGCTGGTCGATACCAGCGCCAGCGCCGTAACTGGCATCGTGAACGAAGAACGCATTCAGAACCTGCCGCTCAATGGCCGCGACTTCTCGCAACTGGCCCTCATCGAGCCGGGCGTGCTGCCCGCGCGCAAGACGGATTCAACCGTCCAGAAGGGATTCGGCGCGCGCATCTCATTTGCCGGCTCACGCCCCGACCAGACCGGCTGGCTGCTCGACGGCACCAACATCAAGAGCATGTCGAACTTCGGCACGCCCGGCTCGGCCTCCGGCCTGATGCTCGGCGTGGACGCGGTGCGCGAGTTCCAAGTGCTCACCAGCAACTACTCCGCCGAGTACGGCGGCAGCACCGGCGGCATCGTGAACATGGTTACGAAGTCGGGCACCAATCAGATTCACGGCACGGCCTACGAGTATCTGCGCAACGACAACATGGACGCGCGCAACTTCTTCGACCGCGTTACGCGAACCAACCCCAAGAGCAAGCCGGAGTTCAAGCGCAACCAGTTCGGAGCGTCGCTCGGCGGCCCCATCCGCAAGGATAAGTTTTTCGTTTTCGGAAATTATGAAGCGCTGCGCGAGCGTGAAGGACTCACCAACATTCAGCGCGTTCCGGATGAGGATGCGCGCCGGGGAATCTTGGGGCCGGGAACCGTCGCCATCGCGGCCTCCGTCCGTCCCTACCTGAGCTTGTGGCCGACGCCGAATGGCGCCAACCTCGGTGGCGGCGCGGCGGAACTGATTTCAGTGGCCAGCGACGTCACCAACCAGATGTACTGGATGACCCGCGCTGATTATCGGATCAATGACAATCAATCCATCTTTGCGCGATTCACCCTCGATCAAGGCGAGAAAACCCGCCCGTATCCAATTCCGATCGTCAACGCCGATATCAGCACGCGCACGCGTTACGCCTCGGTGCAGTATGACCGCGTGTGGTCTTCGCGCTGGCTTTCCACCAATCGCATCGCTTTTAACCGCTCCAATCTGGCCTCCGATGTTTCGCTGAACATCGACTATCCGACGAATCTGTTCGTCCTGAATAAGCGCGTGCCTCCGCAATTCAGTTTCGTTACCGGGCTCGACTCGTTCGGCCCTGGCGACCGCGACGTCTTCAAGAATGTGCAGAACCTGTATGAGTTTCATCACAACATGGTCTACTCGGGCGGCGCGCACTCGGTCAAATTTGGTTTTCAATATGAGAAAGTCGGATTGAATACCGACGGCGGGCCACGCGACAACGGCAACTTCCAATACAATAATTTAACGGCGTTCCTCACCGACGCGGTCTTCTCCAGCACTGCCGCACAGGTGCCCGGAGGGCAGTCTCAGCGCAGCTACACACAACATGTATATGGGCTTTATTTGCAGGACGATTGGCGCGTCCGGCAGAACCTGACGCTGAATCTCGGCCTGCGCTACGAACCGTTTACCCCACCCACCGAAAAGTGGAATCGAATTGCCGTGGTCAAGGATTGGGTGAAGGCTACCTCTTTCGATACCGACGTTCCGTTCTGGAACGATCCGTCAAAGAAGAACTTCTCGCCCCGCATCGGCTTCGCCTGGGACCCCAAAGGCGATGGCAAGACGGCGGTGCGCGGCGGCTTTGGACTCTTCTACGTTACGCTGCTCGGAACTTACTATCGCACACCGGGCGTGAAGAATCCGCCTTACAGCGCGTTCGTGGAAAGCAATGTTACGAACAGCAATCTGGCCAGCTTTGAAGCCGATGTCCGGCGCATCGCTCCGACACTGCTGAACGCGCGGATGACTCCTGACTCATTCATGGAAATTTTTCAGTGGGATCTCGACCCCTCCTACGAGATCAAGTTCAACTTCACGGTGGAGCGGGAATTGCCCGGCAACATGTCCGTTTCGCTTGGCTATCTGGGCGGGCGCGCGAATCACTTGTGGCGGTCGTCGGACGCCAACGCTTCGCCCAGCTCCTTCATGCCGGATGGCCGCGAGTTTGTGGCCTTCCAGACCGTGGGCGCGAATCGCGTCGCGCTCACTCGCGTGAACAACAACACCGATGTCGGAACGATTCGCTACACCGACGCCAAGTCGTTCTACAACGGCCTGTTGTTCGGCGTGAAAAAGCGCATGAGTTCGGGCGTTACCTTCCAAAGCTCATTCACATGGTCCAAGACCGTGGACGACGCCACCACCGGCGTGGCCAACACCGATTACAACGAAGGCGTCGCCGAATATCCCTACGGCCCGAAGAATGATCGCGGCCTTTCGGGCATTCACCTGGGTCGCAACCTGACTATGAACGGAACCTGGGACCTGCCCTTCCCCAAGGATCGTGGAGTGATGAGCTACGTACTGGGCGGCTGGCAGCTTTCCGGAATCTTCTCGGCCTCCGACGGCACGCCGTTCTCGGTGCTGAACAGCGGAACCATTCTGCGTGAGCATAAGCGCAGCGGCGGAGTCCGCCCCGATTATGTCGATCCGAATCGTTCACATGAGAGTATCACTCAGGGCGTCAGCGTGGGCTGCTCCGGAGTCGCCGCCGGCACTCCGCTCGGCACACCTACGCTCTACTTTGATCCCTGCGCGTTCGACAACACGCCCGCCATCAACTTCTACGGCAATAGCGGCCGCAACATTCTTACGGGCCCGGGATTCGCCAACGTCGATGTGAATTTCAAGAAAAACTTCCCGCTGGGTTTCCGGGAAGCTACTTCGGTCGAGTTCTCCGGCGGATTTTTCAACCTGCTCAACCGCCCCAGCTTCGGCATTCCGCCCGCCAATCGCGCCGCGCCGTTCAACGCCGTTACCCGCGCGCGCGATCCCATCGCGGGCCAGATCATCACCACTAGTGGTGAGTCCCGGCAAGTGCAGTTGGGCCTGAAGGTGATCTTCTAA
- a CDS encoding c-type cytochrome yields the protein MSKEAKKRTVLGGVMLSAVFSIGTAGVFMMSSAQRGASQPQAAPPASGDAAKGKAIFNDNCAFCHNAESSEAGVGPGLKDLFKWPAHKLSDGTEHKEHTVEIIKKQVSEGGGGMAPMGENVNGQGLDDLLAYLQTL from the coding sequence ATGTCCAAGGAAGCGAAGAAGAGAACCGTTCTGGGCGGCGTGATGTTGAGCGCAGTATTTAGCATCGGCACCGCTGGTGTGTTCATGATGTCCTCGGCCCAGCGCGGGGCGAGCCAGCCGCAGGCCGCCCCACCAGCCTCTGGCGATGCGGCCAAGGGCAAGGCCATCTTCAACGACAACTGCGCCTTCTGCCACAATGCGGAATCCTCCGAAGCCGGCGTCGGGCCTGGCCTGAAGGACTTGTTCAAGTGGCCGGCGCACAAGCTCTCCGACGGCACCGAGCACAAGGAACACACGGTGGAGATCATTAAGAAGCAGGTCAGCGAGGGTGGCGGCGGCATGGCGCCGATGGGCGAGAACGTGAACGGGCAAGGCCTGGATGACTTGTTGGCGTATTTGCAAACGCTGTAA
- a CDS encoding c-type cytochrome — MKPLKLLIPAGFVLLVLAAGAILLVPRAGDWYMGLRYPVSPKPAVGSMAWSAPVGSVGTTMPGETDLGANEPPMSRQDADTKLRNPLATSPETIESGKKLFASYCAACHGPEGKGDGPVAKKALFPPPNLQITVGRRSDGFLYATIRNGGAVMTSLDHAIAPQERWQLVSYLRSIAIAPPMSETISGTQPGVTSSGSEATFAPGDAARGKAVYDDNCSTCHAADSDAEIVGPGLKNLFGWPAHRGADGSDHARHTAPMIRKQIVDGGGAMAPMGDAVSGQALEDLLAYLQTL; from the coding sequence TTGAAACCGCTTAAACTGCTCATCCCGGCAGGTTTTGTGCTGCTCGTGCTGGCTGCGGGAGCCATCTTGCTGGTACCCCGCGCAGGGGACTGGTATATGGGATTGCGCTACCCGGTGTCTCCAAAGCCCGCGGTGGGCAGCATGGCATGGTCAGCGCCGGTGGGTTCTGTCGGCACGACAATGCCCGGTGAGACGGATCTGGGCGCAAATGAGCCGCCGATGTCGCGGCAAGATGCGGATACCAAATTGCGCAACCCGCTGGCAACTTCGCCGGAGACGATTGAAAGTGGGAAGAAGTTGTTCGCGTCTTACTGCGCGGCCTGCCATGGACCGGAGGGCAAGGGAGACGGTCCGGTGGCTAAGAAAGCGCTGTTTCCGCCGCCTAATTTGCAGATTACGGTGGGCCGCCGCTCGGACGGATTCCTCTATGCCACGATTCGCAACGGAGGGGCGGTGATGACTTCGCTGGACCATGCCATCGCTCCCCAGGAGCGCTGGCAACTGGTGAGCTACCTGCGCAGCATCGCCATCGCGCCGCCGATGTCCGAAACGATTAGTGGCACGCAGCCCGGCGTAACCAGTTCGGGAAGCGAGGCGACATTCGCTCCGGGCGACGCGGCACGCGGGAAAGCCGTGTACGATGACAACTGTTCCACCTGCCACGCCGCTGATTCCGATGCGGAGATCGTCGGCCCGGGCCTGAAAAACCTTTTCGGCTGGCCGGCGCATCGCGGCGCGGATGGCAGCGATCACGCGCGACACACGGCGCCGATGATCCGCAAGCAGATCGTGGATGGCGGCGGCGCGATGGCGCCGATGGGAGACGCCGTGAGCGGGCAGGCGCTGGAAGACTTGCTGGCCTATTTGCAGACGCTGTAG
- a CDS encoding DUF3341 domain-containing protein, translating to MSGVLAISYQERRLVDALEHLRDKGFAQFEVFSPLPSGELLEACGIGATPIRYYTFAGGILGLLGGLALTYGTALSWPLITGGKPIVAFTGFSVVIFELTILFAGLSTVAGFVLHGGLFRSAVPGVISKARYSERFSVDTFGLFVACGPEQVEEVSRVLRACGLEEISIETA from the coding sequence ATGAGCGGCGTGCTGGCCATCTCGTATCAGGAGCGCCGACTGGTGGACGCGCTCGAACATCTGCGCGACAAAGGCTTCGCGCAATTTGAGGTGTTTTCTCCGCTGCCCTCGGGCGAGCTGCTGGAGGCCTGCGGAATTGGGGCGACTCCCATCCGTTACTACACGTTTGCGGGCGGTATCCTCGGGCTGCTCGGAGGTCTGGCGCTGACCTACGGCACCGCGCTCTCCTGGCCGCTGATTACTGGCGGCAAGCCGATCGTCGCATTCACTGGATTTTCGGTAGTCATCTTCGAGCTGACCATTCTGTTCGCGGGGCTCTCTACCGTTGCCGGCTTTGTGCTGCACGGCGGATTGTTTCGTTCCGCGGTGCCCGGCGTGATTTCCAAAGCGCGATACAGCGAACGATTTTCGGTGGACACCTTTGGCCTGTTCGTCGCGTGTGGGCCGGAGCAGGTGGAGGAAGTGAGCCGCGTTTTGCGGGCTTGCGGTCTGGAGGAGATCTCCATTGAAACCGCTTAA
- a CDS encoding hydrogenase, whose translation MSSSAEAREMQLSGVAVDGIHLSELATELPPSFEQVNEDILSRLRNPGPVYWIILGIAFALVLMGGYIWFQLLDKGLGLWGLNRPTGWGFDITTFVFWVGITHSGTLMSAIFYLFGAPWRASISRIAEAMTVFAIMTAGIFPILHLGRGWLFYWMFPLPNEKQLPFNFRSPLLWDVFAISTYLTVSLLFFYIGMVPDLAAVRDRSTGLRKTVYGIFALGWRGSGWQWRHFKSVYLLLASLTIPLAISVHSVVSWDFAMGIVPGWHSTVFAPYFVSGAIFSGLALLCNLLILLRGTFRLQSYITTEHYDKLGRLLVLMSLLMTFCYLSEFFTSWYANEPIEMSSMHYRAFGDYAPLFWIMIACNCLFPLLLTSGGLRRNSMVLFVVAAFINVGMFLERLIIVAVSLTHDYDPYTWRIYHPTIYEYGILAASIGLFTFLFLLFLRFCPVVPLYEVKEVFSAQAAGLEANAREGRRVGP comes from the coding sequence ATGAGCAGCAGCGCCGAGGCCAGAGAAATGCAGTTGAGCGGTGTCGCGGTGGATGGAATCCACCTGAGCGAACTTGCCACCGAGTTGCCGCCGAGCTTCGAGCAGGTCAACGAGGACATTCTCTCGCGCCTGCGCAACCCCGGTCCCGTCTACTGGATTATTCTGGGCATCGCGTTCGCGCTGGTGCTGATGGGCGGATACATCTGGTTCCAGTTGCTGGACAAGGGCCTGGGGCTGTGGGGTCTGAACCGGCCAACTGGTTGGGGATTCGACATCACCACGTTTGTTTTCTGGGTGGGCATCACCCATTCGGGCACGCTGATGTCGGCCATCTTTTACTTGTTCGGAGCGCCGTGGCGCGCCTCCATCAGCCGCATCGCCGAGGCCATGACCGTGTTTGCCATCATGACCGCGGGCATTTTCCCGATCCTGCATCTGGGCCGGGGGTGGTTGTTCTACTGGATGTTTCCGCTGCCGAACGAAAAGCAGTTGCCGTTCAACTTCCGCTCGCCGCTGCTGTGGGACGTGTTCGCCATCAGCACCTATCTCACTGTCAGCCTGCTGTTTTTTTATATCGGCATGGTGCCCGACCTGGCCGCGGTGCGCGACCGCAGCACGGGCCTGCGCAAGACGGTGTACGGAATCTTTGCGTTGGGATGGCGCGGCTCGGGCTGGCAGTGGCGGCACTTCAAGAGCGTCTACTTGCTGCTCGCCTCCCTTACGATTCCGCTGGCCATTTCCGTGCATAGTGTTGTCTCATGGGATTTCGCCATGGGCATCGTGCCCGGCTGGCACAGCACGGTGTTCGCGCCGTATTTTGTTTCCGGAGCGATCTTCTCCGGCCTCGCGCTGTTGTGCAATCTGCTGATCCTGCTGCGCGGCACGTTTCGTCTGCAAAGCTACATCACCACGGAGCATTACGACAAGCTGGGTCGCCTGCTGGTGCTGATGAGCCTGCTCATGACCTTCTGCTACTTGAGCGAATTCTTCACTTCGTGGTATGCGAACGAGCCTATCGAGATGTCCTCGATGCACTACCGGGCGTTTGGCGATTACGCTCCACTGTTCTGGATCATGATCGCCTGTAACTGCCTGTTCCCGCTGCTGCTCACCAGCGGCGGCTTGCGTCGCAACAGCATGGTGCTCTTCGTTGTCGCCGCGTTCATCAATGTGGGGATGTTTCTGGAACGGCTGATTATCGTGGCTGTTTCGCTAACGCACGATTACGATCCCTACACCTGGCGTATCTACCATCCCACGATCTATGAATACGGAATTCTCGCGGCGAGCATCGGGCTGTTCACTTTTCTGTTCTTGTTGTTTCTGCGGTTTTGTCCGGTCGTACCGCTATACGAAGTGAAGGAAGTCTTCTCCGCGCAAGCCGCCGGCCTGGAAGCGAACGCGCGCGAGGGCCGGAGGGTGGGGCCATGA